One Prunus dulcis chromosome 8, ALMONDv2, whole genome shotgun sequence DNA window includes the following coding sequences:
- the LOC117637068 gene encoding RNA-binding protein 28 codes for MGKNKSKDGGKTRSESEHSASTVFVSNLPYSFTNSQLEETFSDVGPIRRCFLVTQKGSTEHRGFGYVQFAVTEDANRAIELKNGLSIGGRKIAAKHAMHRASLEQRRSKTNQGLDLDETLKSKNDKDGENFKAEKDASSLQEREKPVKARKAAALCNDAVAKVGGSEKQRVARTVIFGGLVNAGMAEEVHRRAREIDAECSITYPLPKEKLEQHGLMQDGCKMDASSVLYNSVKSAHASVATLHQKEIKGGIVWARQLGGEGAKTRKWKLIVRNIPFKAKENEIKEIFSSAGFVWDVIIPHNSDTGLPKGFAFVQFTRKQDAENAIKKLNGQMLLKRPIAVDWALSKQIYGSVTGKDALLASEDGQKDGSDGENDSSSEDLEGDAGHFGKKSEHDDGIDSDPDNSNTIEKKDIPTEINFEEEVDIARKVLKNLITPSATETPHDDLALPQSDKEPSIFESPEEPSKSSFETAKASDITKPEKLSKSVAPNLQQTDEEDDLHRTIFISNLPFDINNEDVKQRFSTFGELQSFFPVLHPVTKRPKGTGFLKFKTKDAASSAVSAGNAASGPGISLKGRQLTVLQALDKKSAHDKESNMAKKEDLDRRNLYLAKEGLILDGTPAAEGVSASDMLKRQMEERSKMMKLQSPNFHVSKTRIFIKNLPKSMTAKELKKLCIDAVTSRATKQKPVIQQIKFLEDVKKGKLVAKNFSRGAAFVEFTEHQHALVALRVLNNNPETFGPEHRPIVEFALENVKKLNIRNAKIQAQQHVAYRNRENVHQNEGSNGPDTHPSKKSKNSKQKGEKRKLDDSVPNKEEVENKFSDGAATERHRGSKRQKNGPFGKEKKISAKVSEHSTTEKAEGSKREPNNHQDGRKAGGGRSSEGETAAIDAQKSKPLRKTNVLPNKRKLQEQKEVEGGENVTRRQRPKKNKDPLGRDVTDKLDMLIEQYRSKYSQRSSVQTDGEKQGARKLRKWFQT; via the exons ATGGGgaagaacaaaagcaaagatgGTGGCAAAACGAGAAGCGAAAGCGAGCACTCTGCCTCCACTGTCTTCGTCTCCAACTTGCCCTACTCTTTCACCAACTCTCAG CTGGAGGAGACATTCAGCGACGTCGGACCAATTAGGCGGTGCTTTCTGGTTACCCAGAAAG GGTCAACTGAGCACCGTGGTTTTGGTTATGTTCAATT CGCTGTCACAGAAGATGCTAATCGTGCTATTGAGCTAAAGAATGGTTTATCCATTGGAGGTCGAAAAATTGCAGCCAAACATGCCATGCATCGTGCTTCCCTTGAACAACGAAGATCAAAGACAAATCAAG GACTCGACTTGGATGAGACCTTGAAGTCAAAAAATGACAAGGATGgtgaaaatttcaaagcaGAAAAGGATGCTTCGAGCTTGCAGGAAAGAG AGAAACCTGTGAAGGCCAGAAAAGCCGCTGCACTATGTAATGATGCAGTGGCAAAAGTGGGTGGTTCAGAAAAGCAGAG GGTTGCTAGGACAGTCATATTTGGTGGCCTTGTTAATGCTGGTATGGCAGAAGAAGTTCATCGTCGAGCCAGGGAGATTGATGCCGAATGTTCAATAACTTATCCTCTTCCCAAAGAAAAGCTTGAACAACATG GTCTGATGCAAGATGGATGCAAAATGGATGCTTCATCTGTACTTTATAACAGTGTTAAATCAGCACATGCTTCTGTTGCAACATTACACCAAAAAGAGATTAAAGGTGGAATTGTTTGGGCACGCCAGCTGGGTGGGGAG GGTGCCAAGACTCGGAAATGGAAGCTCATTGTTAGAAATATTCCTTTCaag GCCAAAGAGAATGAAATAAAAGAGATATTTTCATCAGCAGGGTTTGTCTGGGATGTAATTATACCACACAATTCTGATACAGG GTTACCTAAAGGTTTTGCATTTGTCCAATTCACACGCAAACAGGATGCAGAAAAT gcaataaaaaagttgaatgGACAAATGCTTCTTAAAAGACCCATAGCTGTTGACTGGGCTCTTTCAAAGCAGATATATGGTAGTGTCACTGGGAAAGACGCTCTTCTTGCGTCAGAAGATG GACAAAAGGATGGAAGTGATGGAGAAAATGATAGTAGCAGTGAAGATTTAGAGGGCGATGCTGGGCATTTCGGTAAAAAGTCTGAGCACGACGATGGAATCGACAGCGATCCTGATAACTCTAATACCATAGAGAAGAAAGACATCCCTActgaaataaattttgaagAGGAAGTAGACATTGCAAGAAAAGTTCTAAAGAACTTGATCACACCGTCTGCTACAGAAACTCCTCATGATGATCTTGCACTGCCCCAAAGCGACAAGGAGCCGTCTATCTTTGAATCTCCTGAGGAGCCCAGTAAATCATCTTTTGAGACTGCAAAAGCATCAGATATTACTAAGCCTGAAAAGTTAAGCAAAAGCGTAGCACCAAATCTTCAACAGACAGACGAAGAAGATGATTTGCACAGAACAATTTTCATAAGCAATCTTCCTTTTGATATCAATAATGAAGATGTCAAACAAAGATTTTCTACCTTTGGGGAACTTCAATCTTTTTTCCCAGTCCTTCATCCAGTCACCAA GCGACCAAAAGGAACTGGCTTTCTCAAGTTTAAAACAAAAGATGCAGCCAGTTCTGCAGTTTCAGCAGGGAATGCTGCATCTGGCCCGGGGATTTCTCTTAAGGGTAGACAATTGACCGTATTGCAGGCTTTGGATAAAAAATCGGCTCATGATAAGGAATCAAATATGGCCAAAAAAGAGGATCTGGACCGCCGCAATCTCTATCTGGCAAAG GAAGGCCTTATTCTTGATGGAACTCCAGCTGCAGAAGGGGTTTCAGCTAGTGATATGTTGAAACGCCAAAT GGAGGAGAGGAGCAAGATGATGAAACTTCaatctccaaattttcatGTCTCGAAGACAagaatatttataaaaaatttgccGAAGTCCATGACTGCAAAAGAACTAAAAAAACTTTGTATTGATGCCGTTACCTCACGAgctacaaaacaaaaacctgtGATCCAACAG ATAAAATTCTTGGAGGATGTGAAGAAAGGAAAGCTTGTCGCAAAGAATTTCTCTCGTGGAGCTGCTTTCGTTGAGTTTACAGAGCATCAGCATGCACTTGTGGCCCTGAGAGTTTTGAACAACAATCCTG AAACTTTTGGTCCTGAGCATCGCCCAATTGTGGAGTTTGCACTTGAGAAtgttaaaaaattgaatatacGAAATGCTAAGATACAAGCACAGCAGCATGTAGCTTATCGTAATCGGGAAAACGTGCATCAAAATGAAGGCTCAAATGGACCAGATACTCATCCAAGCAAGAAGTCCAAAAACTCGAAACAAAAAGGGGAGAAGCGAAAATTGGATGATTCAGTaccaaataaagaagaagTTGAAAATAAGTTTAGTGATGGAGCTGCCACTGAAAGACACAGAGGTTCTAAAAGGCAGAAAAATGGTCCatttggaaaggaaaaaaagatcTCAGCAAAGGTATCAGAACACTCAACAACAGAGAAGGCGGAAGGCTCAAAACGTGAACCAAACAATCATCAAGATGGCAGGAAGGCTGGTGGTGGAAGATCATCCGAAGGTGAAACAGCAGCCATTGAtgcacaaaaatcaaaaccttTGAGAAAGACAAATGTGCTACCTAATAAGAGGAAGCTACAGGAGCAGAAAGAGGTAGAGGGGGGAGAGAATGTGACGAGGAGACAAAGACCAAAGAAGAACAAGGACCCATTAGGGCGGGATGTTACAGATAAACTTGACATGCTGATTGAACAATATAGATCCAAGTACTCGCAACGGAGCTCCGTTCAAACTGATGGCGAAAAGCAAGGTGCCagaaaacttagaaaatggttccaaacataa